In the Nitrospiria bacterium genome, GTTCTCCGTCGCGACCGGCGACACCGAAAACGAGACATGGCTGACCGGATAACTGCCGATCACATCGTTCGTGTTGGCGTACACCACGCGGCGGGCGGCATGCGAAAGTCCCGCCCCTTCGGAATTGGCGATCCGGCGGTCGTATCCCAATGCGGCCGCTTCCGCCTGCACGGCCAGATCGATTTTGTCCTCCATCTTCCACGCCGGCAGCGTGTCGTCGTAGAGGTCCAGATCCGGCAAGACCAGTGCGGTCGGCTCGGGAAGACCGGCATGCGGGTCCTCGGCCGTGCATCGGGCCAGATAACAGGTATCCTCCACCAGTCGGTCGACGGACTCGACCGAAAAATCGGAGGTCGAACAGACCGCGCTCCGGTTCCCGAAAAAAAGCCTCAACCCCAACCGCTTTTCATGGGCGTTGCTCAGCTTGTCGATCGATTTGAGCCGGACCTGAACGTCGAAGCTGTCGCCCTCCACGATCACGACATCGCCCGCCGTGGCCCCTTTGGTCCGGGCCTTTTTCAATACGGAAGTGACAAGATCCTCGTATGGAATCATTCCCGTGCTTTCCCGCCTATCCCGCCGTGCCGCCGACGGTCATGCCGTTGATCCTCAGGGTCGGCAGTCCGACGCCCACCGGCACCGACTGGCCGTCCTTGCCGCAGGTGCCGACGCCGGCGTCCAATTGAAGATCGTTGCCGACCATGGTCACGCGCTTTAAAACATCCGGACCGTTTCCGATCAGCGTGGCGCCTTTCACCGGGGCGGTCACCTTCCCGTCCTCGATCCGGTAGGCCTCGCTGGCCGAAAAGACGAACTTGCCGCTCGTGATATCCACCTGCCCCCCGCCGAAGGACACGGCGTAAAGGCCGTTCTTGACCGAGCGGATGATCTCGTCAGGACGGGACTCCCCCGCCAGCATGAACGTGTTTGTCATGCGCGGCATGGGAATATGCATGAAACTTTCCCGGCGGCCGTTCCCGGTGGGCGTCATCCCCATCAGCTTCGCGTTCAAGCGATCCTGAAGGTAGCCCCTCAATATGCCCTTTTCGATCAAGACGGTCCGATGAGTGGGCGTTCCCTCATCGTCGATGTTCAAGGACCCGCGCCGTCCCGGGATGGTTCCGTCATCGACAATCGTGCAAAGCTCGGAGGCCACCTGTTTTCCGATCAGGTCGGTAAAGGCCGATGTCCGTTTTCGGTTGAAATCCCCTTCCAAACCGTGGCCGATCGCCTCATGCAGAAGAATTCCCGGCCAGCCCGGCCCCAAGACCACGTCCATCATGCCCGCCGGGGCCTCGACGGCCGAAAGATTCAGGATGGCCTGACGGGCGGCTTCCTTGGCGTACGTTTCAAAAAGGCGGTTCTCCAGGAAAAACGAGTACTCGACCCGACCGCCCCCTCCGTGACTGCCAACCTGCCGGTTTCCGTTTTCTTCCGCGATGCAGGTCACGTTAAGACGGGAAAGCGGCTGGATATCGCCCACAATCCGGCCCTCGGAGTTGACGACAAGTACGGCTTTGTGCTCGCTGGCGAAGGAAGCCATCACCTTTTTGATCCTCGGATCGTAGCGGCGCGCCACGCTGTCGATCTGGTGCAGGAGGTCGATTTTTTCTTGAACTGAAATGTCCGAAACGGGCGTCCGAACCGGATAGAGATCCGGTCGGGCGACATCGCCATGGACCGGCACGGGCTTTCCGATGGATCGATCCGTCGTGATGTATCGCGCCGTTTGCGCGGCCGACTCCAGATTTTTTAATGTAATCTCATCCGAGTAGGCATAACCGGTTTTTTCATCGGCCACGGCCCGAACCCCGACGCCCTGGCCGATTGATTTGGCGGCCTTTTTAACCATGCCTTCTTCAAGGCTGACCGATTCGTTCGTACGGTACTCAAAATAAAGATCCGCGTAATCAATCTGTTTTCCCAGCGCCTTTCCAATGGTCTGTTCCAGCTGGATCGTATTCAGATTGAATTTCCTAAGGAAAAACTCTTCGGCCTTCGTAAGCTCCTTGGCCACAGCGTATCCTTTCTAATGATTTAAGGGATGTTTATACGGTATTATACGGAGAAACTAAAGCGAAATCAATAAGAAATAAACCATAATTCCGTATAAAGCGGCGGGGGAATAAATATAACATATTATTTTATATAGATTAATAGCCAATTTTCCACCGCCGTTTTCGGTCTGAAATGTCAGTGGGGAAGGCTCCGGATCAACTTTTCTATTTCTTCCTTTAATTCAGGTATTTCGGACATGTTATTTCGTATCGCTCCCAGGATTTTTTCCAGACGGGCCTTGCTTGTCATTCTTTTGTCTCGTAATACTTTTTCATCAAGCGTCCGATAGGCCCCGGAAAGACGCGGCTCCAATTCCGGACGCAAGGACTGAATACCCTCATAAATCTGATGAATGGTGGGGTCGATCTTTGATACAACAGTAAAGGTCCCGTCCTCCATCAACAAAACGGCGCCTATTCCATCGTTCAGGGGGACAACTTTGTTGATCTTCTTGCCCAAGGCTTCGGACCAGTTTAAGAATAACCCGGGGAACTTCTTAATGTAGGCCGCCTTTTCTTCATTGGCGGCCCATTTCTCCTCGATGGCGGACATTGGACCTTCTCCTGGGATCTTCCCCTGTTGGTTGTGGAAACCGAAAGGCGGCAGGGACGGTTCTAAAACCTCACCTATTTTTTATTATTATCGGGCATCAAAAGACGCTCTACAATTTCACCCTTGACGATATGACGATCCATAATCTCATCGGCATCCTCGAGGGTCCGAACCGTATACCAGACACCTTCCGGATAGATCACAACCGACGGGCCGTATGCGCAATGGTCCAGGCAACCGGCCTTGTTGGCCCGAACCGTTCCTTTCAGACCCCGCCGCTTAACCTCGGAGGAAAGGTGCTCCTGGATCTGTTTGGAGTTCTTCGCCGAACAACTTCCCCGCGGATCGTCCGGCGTCCGCTCATTGATGCAGACGAAGATATGTTTTTTGAAGCCCGGCATCACGGTTCCCTTTCCGACGATAAATAGACTTCTAGATGGCGTTCCACCGATCGGGCCAGCGCATCCAGATTGTATCCCCCTTCAAGGCAGGACAGGACCTTTCCCCCGCAATAAAGGCCGGCCCATTCCATCACCTTGCGGGTCATCTCCCCGAAACCCTCTTCCGTAACGCGCATGTTGGCCAGCGGATCGGCCCGATGGGCATCAAAACCGGCGGAGACCAGTATGAAATCCGGACGAAAGGCCTCGACGGCGGGACGGAGCGATTTCTCGAAGACCGAAAGGTATTCCTCATCCCCCTGACCCGGCGACAGCGGACAGTTCAACGTATAGCCTTCACCCGCGCCGCGGCCGTGTTCGTCCGCCCGCCCCGTTCCGGGGTAGAGGGGAAACTGATGAACACTGAAATAGAAGACGGTCGGGTCTTCCTCAAAAATATGCTGCGTCCCGTTACCGTGATGGACATCCCAGTCGACGATCATCACACGGGATACATGATGGCATACTTGGAGGTAGCGGGCCGCGACCGCGATATTATTAATAAGACAGAACCCCATCGAACGATTGGACTCGGCGTGATGGCCCGGCGGCCGAACGGCGCAAAACGCGTTTGTAAACCTTCCGGACATAATCCCGTCCGCCGCCGAAAGCGTTCCCTCCACGGCCAGGAGCGCCGCGTCGTAGGAATGGGGAGACATCACCGTATCCGCATCGATTCGGGCGAGGCCCTTGTCCGGCCCTAGGCGTTGGAGTCGTTCCTGGTAACCGGGCTTATGAACACGGGCGATCCACTCGGACAGACCCGTCCGGGGCGGATTCGGAGAGCAAACCGTCAGCTTTTTAATCAATCCGGTTTCCTCCAGCCGACCGATAATCGCTTTCAGGCGGAGGGAGGATTCCGGATGCTGGGGGCCGGTGTCGTGCAAAAGGTAATCGGGATGATAGATCAAGGCGGTCCGTTTCATGGGCCTATGCTAACACAGGAAGGGCGACAGAACAAGGGATTCAACCCAGCGAAAAAGGCAAGCGAGAGCCGGTGAAAGCGAGGATCGGGCTTTGCACGTCCGAGCGCGGGGTGTGGGGGCATCGGAGGAGCGAAGCCCGCACGGGCCCCAACATCGGATTGTCGCGACCCGAGCCCCTATAAATAGCATTGCGGATTTGGGCCAGTTCGGCTACAATGGGCTGAACCTTCTCAAGGAAGACCCATGCCGAAGCCCTTTCCAGTCCTGGTCTTTCTCCTGATTGTCATCATGACCGGATGCCATCCCCGAACCCCGGCCCCTCCGCCGCCCAAATTATTCAGCGGACCGACGAGTTACCCGGTCGGCACCAATCCCACGGCGATCGCCGAGGCCGACCTCAACAATGACGGAAATCTGGACTTGATCACGGCCAACTTCGGCAGCAACGATCTTTCCATCCTGCTCGGCAGCGGCGACGGCACCTTTCAGGATCAGAAAATCGTCAAGGTCGGTGTCCAGCCCAAATCGATCGTGGTCGGCCGTTTCGACGCCGATCCCTATCCGGACGTCGCGGTGATCCACAACTCCGACGCGTCCTTGATGATTCTCGCGGGAGAAGGAAGCGGGAACTTCCACGTGACACAGCGTGAAGAATTCCACAAGACCCCGACGGCCATCGCGGCGGCCGATTTCAATCAGGACGGAAAGCCCGATCTGGCCGTTTCCCTGCTGCTGGACCGCGTCCTGATTTTTAACGGCGAAGGCCATGGACGCTTCACGGCCGGCGACAGCTTCGATCCCGGCGACACGCCCACCTCCCTGGAACCGATCGACCTCAACCACGACGGTCATCCGGATTTATTGATCGCCGACAACGGCGAAATGCAACCGGGAATCGCGGTCTTTCTGGGCCGGGGAAACGGCAGTTTTGAAAGGTCGCAATTCTACAAAACACGTCTCCGGCCTCTCATCGTCAGTACGGGGGATTATAACGGGGACGGCATCACCGACCTGGTGGTGATCTACAGCTCCCAGAGCACGATGGCCGTTTTTCTCGGCCGCAGCGACGGCACGTTTCAGGATGGGATGGAGTTCGGATCGGAGGGCGGCCCGACCGCCGTGCTCACGGGAGACTACGACCACGACGGCAAACAGGACCTCCTCACCACGAATGATCTCACCGGTAAATTTTCGATTTCCTTCGGAAAGGGGGATGGAACGTTTGCCTATCCGCCCTCAATGTACCCTTCCGGGGACGGTCCGTTCGCCGTCGTCACCGGAAAGTTCAACAAGGAAAGCCCAAACGGCCTGGCGATCGCCAACAACGTCAGCAACACCGTTTCGATATTTCTCGCCAGGGAACGCCCAGCCGCCGGAAAACCGTAGGGGCGAATCTCGTATTCGCCCCCGTGTAGGCGATCACATGGATCGCCTCTGCCATCCATCATCCCCGACGCACCAGCCGGAAGATCATGCTCATACCGGGTTGAAGTTGGTTCATCCTGGCAAAGCCGGCCGCGGCCTGCATCACATACAGGGCCTCGGGTTCCTTCGGCCCGTAGGTCGGACAGGGATCGTCCGCGCAGGGCGGGGCCGCCTCCTCAATATGCAGTATCTTTCGATCGCGATCGAGCCAGAGAATGTCGATGGGGAAATGACTGTTTTTCGTCCAGATGGGGTGTGAATCTTCGTCGTCGTAAATATAAAGCATCGCCTGGTCGGGCGAAAGCTCCCTGGTAAAAAATAACCCGACCACCTGTTTCTCGGGACTGTCGGCCACCTGGGCCAGTATCTGTTTCCCGTTGGGGAGCTCGACCATAAAATAATTCGTCTCCTGATTGCCCATCATGAAGGGCATGGCGATCCCCATCGCGACTAGGGCGAGGACGAGGAGGATTCCTTTTTTAAGGTTTTCTTTATCAACCGCCATGAGGTGTATGATAGGTGTCCATGACCCAAATGTCAATTGTAACCGGGGCCCGTCCAGTATGTAGGGGCGTAGCATGCTACGCCCCTACGGCAGAAAAAAAGCCCCTCCGTCACCGGAGGGGCTTTTGTGAAACAGGACTCCCGGCCTTATTTAAAGCGATACGTGGCCGAAAGTTTCGAGGACAGTGTCTCCGGAACACCCGAAATCGCGTAGGTGCCGCTGAAGATAACATCCTGGTTGATCACGGCATCGATCATCAGGTTATCCATAACCGCCCACCCGAGTCCCAAACTGAACGTCGCAGCCCCGTCTGAAACAGTATTCGACTTGTCCAGACCCCCGACAAAAATGGGGCAGCCCCCCCCGGTGGGTGTACTATCTTTACAATTCGAACTATTGTAAAGAGGTTTAGACAATCCAATACGTGTCTTTACGACTTTAAAGGTTTGATGTTCAACTGCAATATTCACCGGGATCGCAAGGTTGTCTAACGTGACTTTGCCTCCACCTTGATTTACTTTTGCTTCACGGTTTGCACCCGCAAGGCCGATACCGGCCACAACCAGGGTGTCCGGATTCGGCTTGGAGTTCAAGGCCGTATCGAGCCTCCAGCCGAGGGTCGTGTCGTCAACCTTGACCCCCGTCCCGGACGAGTCCTTGGTCGAGGCATCAATCGATAGAATTTGGGCCGTGGTCAAGAGCTTGCTGTTGCCCATGTTTGCATGATGCCGGACCAAAATCGCAAAGCTGGGCCCCGCATCGCTTTTATACGTGTTGCCGCAGGACGGGGCGGCATTACTGCACTTGGATGAGGGTACGGTAATATCCACTGTGCCATCCAGCATCCCACCGCCAAAGATCCCGCCGGCTCCTAGATTCCACTCCGTGGACTCGTCCTTGCTTGTGACACCACCCACGGTATTCTTCTGATATTGATCGGCATAGCTCAGATATAAACCTATCGGCGTTGCGCTGTGCAGTCCGTAGAAGAGATCAACCCGGTTATTGCCCAATGGGGACCCAGTACCCGAAGGACCAAAAGCTGCCTGCTGATTCATCATCCCCAGAGGGCCGCTCAAGTTAAAACTGCTAAGTCCCAGAGGGGATGCTCCATTAATTGAGCCGTTGGTAGGTCTTCCAATATAAACGCCCCACGATCCGTAGGAGACGTCCATATTCATACCGCCCCACTGACTGCCCGAATTCATACTGTCATTGAAACCGGTCCCGGAAATCGCACCGCATCCGCCTACCCCTAAAGGAATACTCACACTACACGGCGACGATGTCGACTCGGTTCCCAGCTCCCCGTAGATGTTGTTTTTGTAATTGGTGACCTGTGCGGGATTGATCCAGATATTGAAATCGTCCTCGATCTGCCAGTTCGCCACGCCCAGACCGTCCATACGGGCATTGGTCGAGGGATTCGTGATCACCTGGGCCGAGGCGGTGGAAGCGAAAAGAAGGGTGAAAATCACTGCAGCAAGCTTCTTCATGCTCTGTTCCTCCTTGATAGGGTGTGTATACCGAGTTACGATATCAAACGATTGGTGCGGCTCTATTCCAATGCGGTCAAGTAAACAACCCTAAGACCTGCTGTATTTTGCGATCAGGCCCTTCACCTCCTTTCAAGTCCGTCCCATCCGACTAAGGCGTTTACGGCCGCGGCGGCCGTAAAACGACCGCGATCCGGAACCTCCCTCATGCCGAAGTCCGATCGTCCCCGATAGCAAAATCGGCGGCACTATACCACGAGCCTGATGACGTGTCAAGCTTTTTTTCTTTTTTTATCAAGCCGGAAGCGGATCGGGCCCCACCGGTGGGGGATTGTGTCCCCGGCATCCCATATGAGGGGCTGCATTTAGTACGATTAATATACTTAGTATACCGGCGTATTCGGCCGTCTAACCGACACCATCGGTGCCCATAAACTTAAACATCCAGATTCGTCCCGGCGCACATCTCCTGGCATGCTTGTGGCATGCGGCATCAGTGAAAAAGATCCTTCTGGACCGTCCAAGTCGTCCATCACACGGTCCAGAGACGAGCCCTCGTTTTCCACGCCCAGAGCCGCTCCTCCCTTCGCTTATATCGCGGTGAGCGCTTGAACATCTCCAAGGCGGTCCGATAGGCCAAGACCGCCTTCGTCCGGTCGCCGGCCCGCTGATAGGCCATCCCAAGAAGGTAATGACCCTCGACGCTGGAAGAGAAGATGGATCGGAACTGCTCGAGCCGCTGGGCGGCCTCGTCCGCCCGTCCCCGGTGGAGCAGGAATTCGCCCCACCGGAGATAGGGCTCGCCGTACCGGAGCTTCGGACTCCGTTCCATGGCTTTCCGGATCAAGTTTTCTCCCTCCGTAACTTTGCCGGTCCAGAGATAGGCCAGTCCGAGGTCGCAGACCGTTTCGTCCGAGTCGGGCATCCGATCCATCGCCTTTTCGAGATGGGGAACCGCCTCGCCGAAACGGCGGGCCTCGATCAGAATCCTTCCGAGGTCGCGGCGGGCCGTCGCATCGTGAGGATTGACCGAAAGCTCCCGGTTGAGCGCCCGGACCATGCCGGCTCGCCGGAACCGCCCAAGCAAGCGCCGGGATATACCGATGAATTGGTAGTCCAGGGCGAGATAGACGGCCAGTATCACCAGGAGGGCGAACACCGGACTGCCGGTTAAAAGAGTGATCAGAAAAAATAGAAAGAGATTTCGCATTTACACTAAAGCGGCCGCCGGGTCAATTTCTCGAGCGCCTGCTTGGCCGCCTGCTGCTCGGCTTCTTTCTTGCTCCGCCCCCGGCCGATGCCGAAGACCTCTTCCTTGATCATGAGCTTGACTTCGAAAAGTTTCTGGTGATCCGGACCGGATTCGCGCAGAACCCGGTAGGTAGGCAGGACATCAAATTCCCTCTGGCAGCATTCCTGGAGCTCCGTCTTGTAATCGATATCTTCCCGACCCTGGTCGAGACGACGAAACTCCTCCTCGAATATTTGAATGAGAACGGCCCGGGCGGTTTCAAAACCGCCGTCCAGATAGACGGCCGCGATCACGGCTTCGAGCGCGTCCGCCAGGATGGAAGGTTTTTCCCGACCGCGGGTCCGTTCCTCCCCGCGTCCGAGCAGCAGGAATTCGCCGACACCGAGACCCCCTGCAACCCGCGCCAGCGTGACCTCGCTCACGAGCCGGGCCTTCATTTTGGAAAGATCCCCTTCGGTCGACAAGGGATACAGCGAGATCAGCCGCTCGCTGATGGCCAAATCCAGCACCGCGTCGCCTAAAAACTCCAGGCGTTCATTATCCTGGGTCGCGCCCTCTTTTTCTGACGCCCGCAGCTCATTCAGATACGATTTATGGGTGAGGGCCGCGCGAAGATGATCCGGTTTGCGGAAAGAGTAACCTAAGATTTTCTGGAACGTGTCGAGGGGTTCAAGCGACATGGCGCTGTTTTAATGTTCATCATGCTTTTGAAAGACCAGGCAGGCGTTCGTGCCTCCAAACCCGAAGGAGTTGCTCAAGGCCGCGTTTAATGACGCGCGCCGGGCGGTATTGGGAATGCAGTCCAGATCGCAATCCGGATCCGGATGTTCGTAATTGATGGTCGGCGGAAGGATGCCTTTGACCAGCGCCAGGATCGTGAAGACGGCCTCGACGCCGCCGGCCGCGCCCAGGAGATGACCGGTCATGGACTTGGTGGAGCTGACCGGAATCCGTTTGGCGTGGTCCCCGAACACGGTCTTGATCGCCCGCGTCTCGATCTTGTCCGCAAAGGTGGAGGTGGCATGGGCATTGATATAGCCGATCTGGGCCGGCTGCAGTCCCGCGTCCTTGAGAGCCAGGGACATGCAGCGGGCGGCCCCGATCCCGCTGTCCGGAGGCGCCGTGATGTGGTAGGCGTCGGCCGTCATGGCATAACCGACCACCTCCGCATAGATCCGGGCTCCCCGCCGGCGTGCCGACTCCCGTTCTTCCAGCAGCAAGAGTCCGGCCCCTTCGCCCAACACGAAACCGTCCCGCTCCAGGTCAAACGGCCGACTGGCATGAACGGGATCCTCGTTGCGCGTGGAGAGGGCGCGCGAGGCCGCAAACCCGGCCACGCCCAGCGGCGTAATGGCGGCCTCGGTTCCGCCGGCGATCATGACATCCGCCTCGCCCCGCTGGATGATCCGAAAGGCATCCCCGATGCAGTTGTTTCCGGTTGCGCAGGCCGTCACCGCGGAGGAGTTCGGGCCCTGGAGCCCATACCGGATCGCTATCTGCCCGGAGGCCAGATTGATGATGGTCATCGGAATGAAGAACGGGGTCACCCGCTTCGGTCCCTTTTCCATCAGAATGCGATGCCATTCTTCAATGGCATTCAGGCCGCCGATGCCGGACCCGACATAGACCCCGATCCGTTCCGCATTCTCAGAGGTGACCTTCAACCCGGAATCGTCCATCGCCATCTGGCCGGCGGCGAGGGCGTAGTGGATGAAGGTATCCATCTTCTTGATCTCTTTCTTATCGATATAATTCGCCGGATCGAACCCCTTGACCTCGGCCGCGATCCGCACCGGCATCTGGGCCGCATCAAAACGCGAAATGGGACCCACGCCGCTGACGCCATCGCATAAGGCCCTCCACGTCGGATCCACCCCGATTCCCAACGGGGATACGACTCCCAAGCCGGTGACGACCACGCGGCGACTCAGAACCCCACCCCCTTCCTCAAAATGCCCGACACGATTGACATCGATCCATCCCTCAAAGACCGGCCTCCGGCGGATCTTCGTTAAACCCGTTCTTTGATGTAATCCATGACGTTTTGCACCGTGAGGATCTTTTCGGCATCTTCATCCGGAATCTCGATGCCGAACTCCTCCTCAAAGGCCATGACCAATTCGACCGTATCGAGAGAATCTGCGCCCAGATCATCGACAAAGGAGGCATCCGGCGTCACATCCTCTTCGTCCACTCCGAGTTGCTCCACAATGATCTTCTTCACCTTTTCATCCACGGCTGCCATTGG is a window encoding:
- the rnc gene encoding ribonuclease III, which encodes MSLEPLDTFQKILGYSFRKPDHLRAALTHKSYLNELRASEKEGATQDNERLEFLGDAVLDLAISERLISLYPLSTEGDLSKMKARLVSEVTLARVAGGLGVGEFLLLGRGEERTRGREKPSILADALEAVIAAVYLDGGFETARAVLIQIFEEEFRRLDQGREDIDYKTELQECCQREFDVLPTYRVLRESGPDHQKLFEVKLMIKEEVFGIGRGRSKKEAEQQAAKQALEKLTRRPL
- a CDS encoding VCBS repeat-containing protein; this encodes MPKPFPVLVFLLIVIMTGCHPRTPAPPPPKLFSGPTSYPVGTNPTAIAEADLNNDGNLDLITANFGSNDLSILLGSGDGTFQDQKIVKVGVQPKSIVVGRFDADPYPDVAVIHNSDASLMILAGEGSGNFHVTQREEFHKTPTAIAAADFNQDGKPDLAVSLLLDRVLIFNGEGHGRFTAGDSFDPGDTPTSLEPIDLNHDGHPDLLIADNGEMQPGIAVFLGRGNGSFERSQFYKTRLRPLIVSTGDYNGDGITDLVVIYSSQSTMAVFLGRSDGTFQDGMEFGSEGGPTAVLTGDYDHDGKQDLLTTNDLTGKFSISFGKGDGTFAYPPSMYPSGDGPFAVVTGKFNKESPNGLAIANNVSNTVSIFLARERPAAGKP
- a CDS encoding DUF192 domain-containing protein, encoding MAVDKENLKKGILLVLALVAMGIAMPFMMGNQETNYFMVELPNGKQILAQVADSPEKQVVGLFFTRELSPDQAMLYIYDDEDSHPIWTKNSHFPIDILWLDRDRKILHIEEAAPPCADDPCPTYGPKEPEALYVMQAAAGFARMNQLQPGMSMIFRLVRRG
- the acpP gene encoding acyl carrier protein, which codes for MAAVDEKVKKIIVEQLGVDEEDVTPDASFVDDLGADSLDTVELVMAFEEEFGIEIPDEDAEKILTVQNVMDYIKERV
- a CDS encoding (2Fe-2S) ferredoxin domain-containing protein; the protein is MPGFKKHIFVCINERTPDDPRGSCSAKNSKQIQEHLSSEVKRRGLKGTVRANKAGCLDHCAYGPSVVIYPEGVWYTVRTLEDADEIMDRHIVKGEIVERLLMPDNNKK
- the tldD gene encoding metalloprotease TldD, with the protein product MAKELTKAEEFFLRKFNLNTIQLEQTIGKALGKQIDYADLYFEYRTNESVSLEEGMVKKAAKSIGQGVGVRAVADEKTGYAYSDEITLKNLESAAQTARYITTDRSIGKPVPVHGDVARPDLYPVRTPVSDISVQEKIDLLHQIDSVARRYDPRIKKVMASFASEHKAVLVVNSEGRIVGDIQPLSRLNVTCIAEENGNRQVGSHGGGGRVEYSFFLENRLFETYAKEAARQAILNLSAVEAPAGMMDVVLGPGWPGILLHEAIGHGLEGDFNRKRTSAFTDLIGKQVASELCTIVDDGTIPGRRGSLNIDDEGTPTHRTVLIEKGILRGYLQDRLNAKLMGMTPTGNGRRESFMHIPMPRMTNTFMLAGESRPDEIIRSVKNGLYAVSFGGGQVDITSGKFVFSASEAYRIEDGKVTAPVKGATLIGNGPDVLKRVTMVGNDLQLDAGVGTCGKDGQSVPVGVGLPTLRINGMTVGGTAG
- a CDS encoding histone deacetylase; this encodes MKRTALIYHPDYLLHDTGPQHPESSLRLKAIIGRLEETGLIKKLTVCSPNPPRTGLSEWIARVHKPGYQERLQRLGPDKGLARIDADTVMSPHSYDAALLAVEGTLSAADGIMSGRFTNAFCAVRPPGHHAESNRSMGFCLINNIAVAARYLQVCHHVSRVMIVDWDVHHGNGTQHIFEEDPTVFYFSVHQFPLYPGTGRADEHGRGAGEGYTLNCPLSPGQGDEEYLSVFEKSLRPAVEAFRPDFILVSAGFDAHRADPLANMRVTEEGFGEMTRKVMEWAGLYCGGKVLSCLEGGYNLDALARSVERHLEVYLSSEREP
- the fabF gene encoding beta-ketoacyl-ACP synthase II, encoding MVVTGLGVVSPLGIGVDPTWRALCDGVSGVGPISRFDAAQMPVRIAAEVKGFDPANYIDKKEIKKMDTFIHYALAAGQMAMDDSGLKVTSENAERIGVYVGSGIGGLNAIEEWHRILMEKGPKRVTPFFIPMTIINLASGQIAIRYGLQGPNSSAVTACATGNNCIGDAFRIIQRGEADVMIAGGTEAAITPLGVAGFAASRALSTRNEDPVHASRPFDLERDGFVLGEGAGLLLLEERESARRRGARIYAEVVGYAMTADAYHITAPPDSGIGAARCMSLALKDAGLQPAQIGYINAHATSTFADKIETRAIKTVFGDHAKRIPVSSTKSMTGHLLGAAGGVEAVFTILALVKGILPPTINYEHPDPDCDLDCIPNTARRASLNAALSNSFGFGGTNACLVFQKHDEH
- a CDS encoding tetratricopeptide repeat protein — its product is MRNLFLFFLITLLTGSPVFALLVILAVYLALDYQFIGISRRLLGRFRRAGMVRALNRELSVNPHDATARRDLGRILIEARRFGEAVPHLEKAMDRMPDSDETVCDLGLAYLWTGKVTEGENLIRKAMERSPKLRYGEPYLRWGEFLLHRGRADEAAQRLEQFRSIFSSSVEGHYLLGMAYQRAGDRTKAVLAYRTALEMFKRSPRYKRREERLWAWKTRARLWTV